In Sphingomonas crocodyli, a genomic segment contains:
- a CDS encoding oxygenase MpaB family protein, giving the protein MSTAEANTRVVDNILSTEKLMGTERRWRRFGEPVPAGAPTGPDGAPDYGLFGPGSVAWDVLLHPAVIVLESIGQSLMQLTYKPIAAGIRDHDPLSRKARDGTLTYFDAFERFQRNSGMHAPMWLGDGATARKMADHLHRVHKRVAGDVIDIGAPDLGGYAAAEPREAMWAALTEMHPILRMYEAFAFRGFWLPRRLPKAKRDQYVREVGAYLRLVGAPEAEIPQDMAQLRALYRKYDHLFGHSDTIDTIPATGQNFPQLSAETMKRNFHKTQVRAILPLMIQFAMFKLPILGALPAKARHNAGLGPVKSAVAVAARYLAMPLFWLLQQGPFERRLMRLMWGPDGVALIDNARRLHKQAKQVR; this is encoded by the coding sequence ATGAGCACGGCGGAGGCGAACACGCGCGTCGTCGACAATATCCTGTCGACCGAAAAGCTGATGGGGACCGAGCGACGCTGGCGGCGCTTTGGTGAGCCGGTGCCCGCGGGCGCCCCGACCGGGCCGGATGGCGCGCCCGATTACGGGCTGTTCGGGCCGGGCAGCGTGGCGTGGGACGTGCTGCTCCATCCGGCGGTTATCGTGCTGGAGAGCATCGGGCAGTCGCTGATGCAGCTTACCTACAAGCCGATCGCGGCGGGCATCCGCGATCATGATCCGCTGTCGCGCAAGGCGCGCGACGGGACGTTGACCTATTTCGATGCCTTCGAACGGTTCCAGCGCAATTCGGGGATGCATGCGCCGATGTGGCTGGGCGACGGGGCGACCGCGCGCAAGATGGCCGATCACCTGCACCGCGTGCACAAGAGGGTCGCGGGCGACGTGATCGATATCGGCGCGCCCGACCTGGGCGGCTATGCGGCCGCCGAACCGCGCGAGGCGATGTGGGCCGCGCTGACCGAAATGCACCCGATCCTGCGCATGTATGAGGCGTTCGCCTTTCGCGGTTTCTGGCTGCCGCGCCGCCTGCCCAAGGCGAAGCGCGACCAATATGTGCGCGAGGTGGGCGCCTATCTCCGCCTTGTCGGCGCGCCGGAGGCGGAGATTCCGCAGGACATGGCGCAGTTGCGCGCGCTCTACCGCAAATACGACCATCTGTTCGGGCATAGCGACACGATCGACACCATCCCCGCGACCGGCCAGAATTTCCCGCAGCTTTCGGCCGAGACGATGAAGCGCAATTTCCACAAGACGCAGGTTCGCGCGATCCTGCCGCTGATGATCCAGTTCGCGATGTTCAAGCTACCGATCCTGGGCGCGCTGCCCGCAAAGGCGCGGCACAATGCGGGGCTGGGGCCGGTGAAAAGCGCGGTCGCGGTGGCGGCGCGCTATCTGGCGATGCCGCTGTTCTGGCTGCTCCAGCAGGGGCCGTTCGAACGGCGGCTGATGCGGCTGATGTGGGGGCCGGACGGCGTGGCGCTGATCGACAATGCGCGCCGGCTCCACAAGCAGGCGAAGCAGGTGCGTTAA
- a CDS encoding SDR family NAD(P)-dependent oxidoreductase, giving the protein MNPCPNRLNNKVAIVTAGAGRIGSAVVRRLIGEGAKVAVVDLRGDAAQAVADLHGDAAIGLACDMADVKQVEAMVAATIDRFGRLDILHNNAAFPSKGDGTAIDTSFELWDASMAVSLRGYFAAAKYAIPHMIAGGGGSIINTTSCAGLAGDVARIAYATAKAGILGFTQSVATQHGHQRIRCNAIAPGLIADEGMRAMMPGYIDMFARHIALPFVGEGDDIAAMVAFLASDDARYITGECYRVDGGYLARQPLASDLRDAG; this is encoded by the coding sequence ATGAACCCCTGCCCCAACCGCCTCAACAATAAGGTCGCGATCGTCACGGCGGGGGCGGGGCGGATCGGATCGGCGGTGGTGCGGCGGCTGATCGGTGAAGGTGCGAAGGTGGCGGTCGTCGATCTGCGCGGCGATGCGGCGCAAGCGGTGGCCGATCTGCACGGCGACGCCGCGATCGGCCTCGCCTGCGACATGGCTGACGTGAAACAGGTCGAGGCGATGGTGGCCGCCACGATCGATCGCTTCGGGCGGCTCGACATCCTCCACAACAATGCCGCCTTCCCCAGCAAGGGGGACGGCACCGCGATCGACACATCGTTCGAGCTGTGGGACGCCAGCATGGCGGTGAGCCTGCGCGGTTATTTCGCCGCGGCGAAGTACGCGATCCCGCACATGATCGCGGGCGGCGGCGGATCGATCATCAACACCACGTCGTGCGCCGGGCTGGCGGGCGATGTCGCACGCATCGCCTATGCCACCGCAAAGGCCGGCATCCTGGGCTTCACCCAGTCGGTCGCGACCCAGCACGGGCATCAGCGCATCCGTTGCAACGCGATCGCCCCCGGCCTGATCGCCGATGAAGGGATGCGCGCGATGATGCCCGGCTATATCGACATGTTCGCGCGCCACATCGCGCTCCCGTTCGTCGGCGAGGGCGACGACATCGCCGCGATGGTCGCCTTCCTCGCCTCCGACGACGCGCGCTACATTACCGGCGAATGCTACCGCGTCGACGGCGGCTATCTGGCGCGCCAGCCGCTGGCGTCCGACCTGCGCGACGCGGGTTAA